A genome region from Eurosta solidaginis isolate ZX-2024a chromosome 2, ASM4086904v1, whole genome shotgun sequence includes the following:
- the LOC137239928 gene encoding haloacid dehalogenase-like hydrolase domain-containing protein 2 isoform X5 produces the protein MSSLKFVCNRLVPQKFQKMIIKAALIDLSGTLHIEDSPTPNAVEGLRRLREKNIHIKFVTNTTKESRKTLHKRLRKIGFELEANEIFSSLTAAANYVKNEGLNPFFLLSEDARSEFDFVDDSRELDSVVVGLAPREFHYENLNKAFNLLIANKTNRLVAIHQGKYYKRNDGLALGPGAFIKGLEYAASTSSVLIGKPNEYFFQNAIPEGVYPEECVMIGDART, from the exons ATGTCATCTTTGAAATTTGTATGCAATCGCTTGGTACCacaaaaatttcagaaaatgaTAATAAAGGCAGCTCTTATTGACTTGAGTGGCACATTGCACATTGAAGATTCGCCAACACCGAATGCCGTGGAAGGTTTAAGGCG actgcgtgaaaaaaatattcatattaaaTTCGTAACAAACACCACAAAGGAGTCGAGAAAAACATTGCATAAACGGTTGAGGAAGATTGGGTTCGAATTGGAAGCAAACGAAATTTTTAGTTCACTAACCGCTGCTGCAAACTACGTTAAAAACGAGGGATTAAATCCATTTTTTCTTTTAAGCGAAGATGCCCGCTCTGAGTTTGATTTTGTAGACGATTCTCGAGAACTTGACTCTGTAGTGGTCGGTTTGGCGCCCAGAGAATTTCATTATGAAAATTTAAACAAAGCTTTCAA TTTGCTTATAGCCAATAAGACCAATCGTCTTGTAGCAATACACCAAGGAAAATACTACAAGAGAAATGATGGTCTAGCGCTAGGCCCAGGAGCTTTTATTAAAGGATTAGAATATGCAGCGTCCACCAGTTCTGTGCTTATCGGAAAACCCAATGAATATTTCTTTCAAAATGCCATCCCCGAAGGAGTATATCCAGAGGAATGTGTAATGATAGGAGAT
- the LOC137239928 gene encoding haloacid dehalogenase-like hydrolase domain-containing protein 2 isoform X4 translates to MSSLKFVCNRLVPQKFQKMIIKAALIDLSGTLHIEDSPTPNAVEGLRRLREKNIHIKFVTNTTKESRKTLHKRLRKIGFELEANEIFSSLTAAANYVKNEGLNPFFLLSEDARSEFDFVDDSRELDSVVVGLAPREFHYENLNKAFNLLIANKTNRLVAIHQGKYYKRNDGLALGPGAFIKGLEYAASTSSVLIGKPNEYFFQNAIPEGVYPEECVMIGDIIAGSNR, encoded by the exons ATGTCATCTTTGAAATTTGTATGCAATCGCTTGGTACCacaaaaatttcagaaaatgaTAATAAAGGCAGCTCTTATTGACTTGAGTGGCACATTGCACATTGAAGATTCGCCAACACCGAATGCCGTGGAAGGTTTAAGGCG actgcgtgaaaaaaatattcatattaaaTTCGTAACAAACACCACAAAGGAGTCGAGAAAAACATTGCATAAACGGTTGAGGAAGATTGGGTTCGAATTGGAAGCAAACGAAATTTTTAGTTCACTAACCGCTGCTGCAAACTACGTTAAAAACGAGGGATTAAATCCATTTTTTCTTTTAAGCGAAGATGCCCGCTCTGAGTTTGATTTTGTAGACGATTCTCGAGAACTTGACTCTGTAGTGGTCGGTTTGGCGCCCAGAGAATTTCATTATGAAAATTTAAACAAAGCTTTCAA TTTGCTTATAGCCAATAAGACCAATCGTCTTGTAGCAATACACCAAGGAAAATACTACAAGAGAAATGATGGTCTAGCGCTAGGCCCAGGAGCTTTTATTAAAGGATTAGAATATGCAGCGTCCACCAGTTCTGTGCTTATCGGAAAACCCAATGAATATTTCTTTCAAAATGCCATCCCCGAAGGAGTATATCCAGAGGAATGTGTAATGATAGGAGAT